A single genomic interval of Juglans regia cultivar Chandler chromosome 1, Walnut 2.0, whole genome shotgun sequence harbors:
- the LOC109021799 gene encoding long chain acyl-CoA synthetase 4-like, translated as MISNMTVERCPDNPMPGRREILDGKPGKYVWQTYEEVYELVIKVGNAMQSCGFGEGEKCGIYGVNSPEWDYKHGGLQCSWTLLCSFI; from the exons ATGATTTCAAA CATGACCGTCGAGAGATGTCCGGATAATCCGATGCCTGGTCGTCGTGAGATTTTAGATGGGAAG CCTGGTAAATACGTGTGGCAAACTTATGAAGAAGTATATGAATTGGTAATTAAAGTGGGAAATGCTATGCAAAGTTGTGGTTTTGGGGAA GGAGAAAAATGTGGCATTTATGGTGTGAATTCTCCAGAATGGGATTATAAGCATGGAG GCCTGCAATGCTCATGGACTTTATTGTGTTCCTTTATATGA